From the genome of Candidatus Omnitrophota bacterium, one region includes:
- a CDS encoding type II toxin-antitoxin system RelE/ParE family toxin, translated as MAYRLVYHPAVLEEDLPRINRNLHARIRQAIDRRLTTEPTYYGEPLRHRLKGFWKIRAGDYRIVYQIVGQEVWVLKIGHRKDVYEVLPSRLIWKP; from the coding sequence ATGGCCTACCGGCTCGTCTATCATCCGGCGGTGCTCGAGGAGGATCTCCCGCGCATTAACCGCAACCTTCATGCCCGCATCCGCCAGGCCATCGACCGTCGCCTCACCACGGAACCGACCTACTATGGCGAACCTCTCCGCCACCGCCTCAAAGGATTTTGGAAGATCCGCGCCGGCGATTACCGGATCGTGTATCAGATTGTCGGCCAAGAAGTCTGGGTGCTCAAAATCGGCCATCGCAAAGATGTCTATGAGGTGCTCCCATCGCGCTTGATCTGGAAGCCATAA
- the prfB gene encoding peptide chain release factor 2 (programmed frameshift), translating to MSPQPLPDHVVELRNRLEALSSQWAELRRIFDLEHLARRITEIETAMAQGDFWSDQSRANRTIQTLKSLKNQRAPIEQFEQGLHDLTELISLTEPHDTTSIAQLLRDVTALETLYGQLEIQRMLGGEADSKNAILAVHSGAGGTESCDWTQMLLRMYRQWADERGFSTEMIDLLPGEEAGVKNATMIVRGPYAYGYLQSEEGVHRLVRISPFDANKRRHTSFASVDVIPESEEDAPVEIKESDLRIDVYRSSGKGGQSVNTTDSAVRITHLPTGIVVQCQDERSQLQNKAKAMHVLKARLADAERRKREEAATKAYLSKQKIEWGSQIRSYVLHPYNMVKDHRTEHETGNAAAVLDGKLDPFMEAYLKWKAQQSNPNT from the exons ATGAGCCCTCAGCCGCTGCCGGATCACGTGGTCGAACTGCGCAATCGTCTCGAGGCGCTGTCTTCGCAATGGGCCGAACTGCGGAGG ATCTTTGACCTCGAACACCTTGCCCGGCGCATCACCGAGATCGAAACGGCGATGGCCCAGGGCGATTTCTGGTCTGACCAATCCCGCGCCAACCGCACGATCCAAACCCTGAAGAGCCTCAAAAATCAGCGGGCCCCCATCGAGCAATTCGAGCAAGGGCTGCATGATCTGACCGAACTGATCAGCCTCACCGAGCCGCACGATACCACCTCCATCGCGCAACTGCTCCGCGATGTCACCGCGCTTGAAACGTTGTACGGACAGTTGGAAATCCAGCGGATGCTCGGCGGGGAGGCGGATAGCAAAAATGCCATTCTCGCCGTGCATTCGGGTGCCGGCGGCACCGAGTCATGCGACTGGACCCAGATGCTGCTGCGGATGTACCGCCAATGGGCCGATGAGCGCGGGTTTTCCACGGAGATGATCGATCTGCTGCCGGGTGAGGAGGCCGGGGTGAAAAACGCGACGATGATCGTCCGCGGCCCCTACGCCTACGGCTATCTGCAGAGCGAAGAAGGGGTGCACCGGCTCGTGCGCATCTCACCGTTTGATGCGAATAAGCGGCGGCACACGTCGTTTGCCTCCGTCGATGTGATTCCTGAATCCGAGGAAGACGCGCCGGTGGAAATCAAAGAATCAGATTTGCGCATCGATGTCTACCGCTCCAGCGGCAAGGGTGGGCAATCGGTGAACACGACCGACTCGGCGGTGCGGATTACCCACCTGCCGACGGGCATTGTCGTGCAGTGCCAAGACGAACGCTCGCAATTGCAGAACAAAGCCAAGGCCATGCACGTGTTGAAGGCTCGCCTGGCCGATGCCGAGCGCCGCAAGCGGGAAGAAGCGGCCACCAAAGCGTACCTCTCCAAGCAGAAAATCGAGTGGGGCTCGCAGATCCGCTCCTACGTGCTGCATCCGTACAACATGGTCAAGGATCATCGCACCGAGCATGAAACCGGCAACGCGGCAGCGGTCCTCGACGGAAAACTCGACCCCTTCATGGAAGCGTATCTCAAATGGAAAGCCCAACAAAGCAACCCGAACACCTAA
- a CDS encoding SEC-C domain-containing protein has product MVNWFLQKILGTYHDRQRKRLWPVVEEVNRFEPKITPLSDEQLRAKTDEFRERIKQRLSSEKFITASDPEWYNLNHDQRDELRRQRRAVQHRALQEVLPEAFAVVREAARRTVNMRHFDVQLMGGMILHEGKISEMATGEGKTLVATLPAYLNALTGRGVHIVTVNDYLARRDTRWMGPIYHALGLTVGVIQGVDPAERRPGEESLSFIYDPTWTQTAERFLHLRPVNRKEAYAADITYGQNNEFGFDYLRDNMRFRLTEMVQGEHHFAIVDEVDSILVDEARTPLIISGPAEESTELYFRLDKIVRQLKKGEHYEVDEKDHAVSLTEIGISRSEELLGIENLYEETNMRLLHHIHNALRAHELYRRDVEYMVKDGEIIIVDEFTGRLMPGRRWSDGLHQAIEAKEGAKIRQENQTLATVTFQNYFRMYEKLAGMTGTASTEAQEFSQIYKLDVVAIPTNQPLIRKNFPDTVYKTEEEKFLAVVQEIVQLHRAGQPVLVGTISIEKSERLSRMLREPGPLMKRLAAICETALKELPKESVPEAQRTPWQQLLSRPALISEEQAIEAHQQVLTAASKSVLVYRFEDISRLIQAVATIRAGLPHHVLNAKYHEQEAGIIAQAGRKGAITIATNMAGRGTDILLGGNPQALADQTIREQERQREQQEGQPQPLDETQRRAIIEGFAKQCAAEHDEVVAVGGLHVLGTERHEARRIDNQLRGRSGRQGDPGSSRFYLSLADDLMRIFGSERISKLMEMKWLGWEEGLPIEHGMISKAIETAQRRVEGQNFEIRKQLLEYDNTMNRQREVIYEQRRRILEGVDLQGLVNTIIEEVGEGLVESFASKNLRPDAWDLEGLQKAVTHQFGITLDGAQLPREHDPLVALVIEACQQAYEAKRAAVGPEMMQRHEQAVLLIVMDAKWKDHLYMMDALKEGIHLRAYGQRDPLVEYQREAYRMFQDMIESIKLESLTMLLRMQPAAEQRAVSVFATTPHQELHPDAQSASATAIAAATAASTQHTPARPAEPGRAADSIQPFSLEPEPQALPKGTPVQHAGPKVGRNEPCSCGSGLKYKKCHGK; this is encoded by the coding sequence ATGGTCAATTGGTTCCTCCAAAAAATTCTCGGCACGTACCACGACCGGCAGCGCAAGCGCTTATGGCCGGTGGTCGAAGAGGTCAACCGGTTCGAGCCGAAAATCACGCCGCTCTCTGATGAGCAGCTGCGCGCCAAAACCGACGAGTTCCGCGAGCGCATCAAGCAGCGGTTGTCATCGGAAAAATTCATCACCGCCTCTGATCCGGAGTGGTACAACCTCAATCACGATCAACGCGATGAGTTGAGGCGCCAACGCCGCGCGGTGCAGCATCGCGCCCTCCAAGAGGTCCTGCCTGAAGCCTTCGCCGTGGTTCGCGAGGCGGCGCGCCGCACCGTCAACATGCGTCATTTCGACGTGCAGCTCATGGGCGGCATGATTCTCCATGAAGGGAAAATCTCCGAGATGGCAACCGGTGAAGGGAAAACGCTTGTTGCCACACTCCCCGCGTATCTCAATGCGCTCACCGGCCGCGGCGTGCACATCGTCACCGTCAACGACTATCTGGCCCGGCGCGACACGCGGTGGATGGGGCCGATCTACCATGCGCTCGGGCTGACGGTTGGGGTCATTCAAGGTGTGGATCCTGCCGAGCGCCGCCCTGGGGAAGAATCGCTCTCCTTCATCTATGATCCCACCTGGACGCAAACGGCCGAACGGTTTCTGCATTTGCGCCCGGTCAACCGCAAAGAGGCGTACGCGGCCGATATCACCTACGGGCAGAACAACGAGTTTGGCTTTGATTATCTGCGCGATAACATGCGGTTCCGCCTGACGGAAATGGTCCAGGGCGAGCACCACTTCGCGATCGTGGATGAAGTCGATAGCATCCTGGTGGATGAAGCGCGCACGCCGCTGATCATCTCTGGTCCTGCTGAAGAATCCACGGAGTTGTATTTCCGCCTCGATAAGATCGTCCGCCAGCTGAAGAAGGGCGAGCATTATGAGGTGGATGAGAAGGATCATGCGGTGAGTCTGACGGAGATCGGGATTAGCCGCTCCGAGGAGCTCTTGGGGATTGAGAACCTCTACGAAGAAACCAATATGCGCCTGCTGCATCACATCCACAACGCGCTGCGGGCGCACGAACTCTACCGGCGCGACGTGGAGTACATGGTGAAAGACGGCGAGATCATCATCGTCGATGAGTTCACCGGGCGCCTGATGCCGGGCCGCCGCTGGAGCGACGGGCTCCACCAGGCGATTGAAGCGAAAGAGGGTGCGAAGATTCGCCAGGAAAATCAGACGCTGGCGACCGTCACCTTCCAAAACTACTTCCGCATGTACGAAAAGCTCGCCGGTATGACCGGGACCGCGTCGACCGAAGCGCAGGAGTTCAGCCAGATCTACAAGCTGGATGTTGTGGCGATTCCCACCAACCAACCCCTGATCCGAAAAAACTTTCCTGACACCGTCTATAAGACCGAGGAGGAGAAATTCCTCGCCGTGGTGCAGGAGATCGTGCAATTGCATCGCGCGGGACAACCGGTGCTCGTCGGCACGATCTCGATTGAAAAATCTGAGCGGCTCTCACGCATGCTGCGTGAACCGGGGCCGCTGATGAAACGCCTGGCGGCGATCTGCGAGACGGCGCTGAAGGAGCTGCCGAAAGAGTCGGTGCCTGAGGCGCAACGAACACCATGGCAGCAGCTGCTCTCACGGCCGGCGCTGATCAGCGAGGAGCAGGCGATCGAGGCGCATCAGCAGGTCCTCACGGCGGCTTCGAAGTCGGTCCTCGTCTATCGGTTCGAAGACATCAGCCGGCTGATCCAAGCCGTTGCGACTATCCGCGCCGGGCTGCCGCACCATGTGCTCAACGCCAAATATCATGAGCAGGAGGCCGGCATCATCGCGCAGGCCGGGCGCAAAGGGGCGATCACGATTGCGACCAACATGGCCGGCCGCGGCACGGATATTTTGCTCGGCGGCAATCCCCAAGCCCTTGCCGATCAAACCATTCGCGAGCAGGAGCGGCAACGGGAGCAACAGGAGGGGCAGCCACAGCCGCTGGATGAGACGCAGCGGCGTGCCATTATCGAAGGGTTTGCCAAACAGTGCGCGGCAGAGCACGACGAGGTTGTGGCGGTCGGTGGGTTGCATGTGCTCGGCACCGAGCGGCACGAAGCCCGGCGCATCGACAATCAGTTGCGCGGCCGGAGTGGTCGCCAGGGCGATCCCGGCTCCTCGCGGTTTTATCTGTCGCTGGCGGATGATTTGATGCGGATTTTCGGCTCAGAGCGGATCAGCAAGCTGATGGAGATGAAGTGGCTGGGCTGGGAAGAAGGGCTGCCGATTGAGCATGGCATGATCTCCAAGGCCATTGAAACCGCGCAGCGGCGGGTCGAAGGGCAAAACTTCGAAATTCGCAAACAGCTCCTGGAATACGACAACACGATGAACCGCCAGCGCGAGGTGATTTACGAGCAGCGGCGGCGCATTTTGGAAGGTGTCGATCTGCAGGGGCTGGTGAACACGATCATCGAAGAAGTCGGCGAGGGATTGGTGGAGAGTTTTGCATCGAAGAATCTGCGGCCTGATGCGTGGGATCTTGAGGGGTTGCAGAAAGCCGTCACGCATCAATTCGGGATTACCCTTGATGGCGCCCAGCTGCCGCGCGAGCATGATCCGCTCGTCGCGCTTGTCATTGAAGCCTGCCAGCAGGCGTACGAGGCGAAGCGCGCCGCGGTCGGGCCGGAGATGATGCAGCGCCATGAGCAAGCCGTTTTGCTCATCGTGATGGATGCGAAATGGAAAGACCACCTGTACATGATGGATGCGCTCAAAGAGGGTATTCATCTGCGCGCCTACGGCCAGCGCGATCCGCTGGTTGAATATCAGCGCGAAGCGTACCGGATGTTTCAGGACATGATCGAGTCGATCAAGCTGGAGTCGCTGACCATGCTGCTGCGCATGCAACCCGCGGCCGAGCAGCGCGCGGTCAGCGTCTTTGCCACGACCCCGCACCAAGAGCTCCATCCGGATGCGCAATCGGCCTCAGCCACGGCAATTGCCGCGGCGACAGCCGCAAGCACACAGCACACCCCGGCCCGACCGGCGGAGCCGGGGCGGGCAGCAGACAGCATACAGCCATTTTCCCTTGAGCCGGAACCCCAAGCACTACCCAAAGGCACGCCGGTGCAGCATGCCGGTCCGAAAGTTGGCCGCAACGAGCCCTGCTCCTGCGGCAGCGGCCTGAAGTACAAAAAGTGCCACGGCAAGTAA
- a CDS encoding PIN domain-containing protein: MIYLDTGAFIARYVQRDQYHRQALKVWERLAKGGQRCATSNFVLNEAFTLLARRAGYHFAAQRARAILSSQILTIWRPGEEEEHAAIDVLEKYADQQVSFTDCVSFVLMREHSVEEVFSFDSHFERAGFRLYQ, translated from the coding sequence ATGATCTACTTGGATACCGGAGCGTTTATCGCGCGGTATGTCCAGCGAGACCAATACCATCGCCAAGCCCTGAAAGTCTGGGAGCGCCTGGCGAAGGGCGGACAACGCTGTGCCACCAGCAACTTTGTCCTCAATGAGGCGTTCACATTGCTGGCTCGGCGGGCGGGTTATCACTTTGCCGCGCAGCGCGCCCGTGCGATCCTCTCCTCCCAGATTTTGACGATCTGGCGGCCGGGAGAAGAAGAAGAGCATGCCGCGATTGACGTGTTAGAAAAGTATGCGGACCAACAGGTCAGCTTCACTGATTGCGTTTCGTTCGTCTTGATGCGCGAGCACAGCGTCGAGGAGGTTTTTTCCTTCGACAGCCATTTCGAGCGCGCCGGCTTTCGCTTGTATCAATGA
- a CDS encoding antitoxin, RHH family protein — protein MPTKHPRLNVVLEAPVLRSVKQLAARNGISVSLEARELIRQALELHEDAYWAEQAQARAATFDRRKAVTHEQVWGHLKKRRR, from the coding sequence ATGCCGACGAAACACCCGCGACTAAATGTGGTGCTGGAAGCGCCGGTCTTACGGTCCGTGAAACAGCTGGCGGCGCGTAATGGGATTTCTGTGTCGCTTGAAGCGCGTGAGCTGATCCGGCAAGCGCTCGAGCTTCACGAAGACGCCTACTGGGCGGAGCAAGCCCAGGCGCGAGCGGCAACGTTCGATCGCCGTAAGGCCGTAACGCATGAGCAAGTGTGGGGGCATCTGAAAAAACGACGGCGGTAA